A DNA window from Candidatus Methylomirabilota bacterium contains the following coding sequences:
- a CDS encoding NIPSNAP family protein: protein MIYEIRTYRLKAGSVSEVEKRYAEAYEHRKKYSELAAFWHTEIGPLNEIVHVWPYDSLEERARIRAAAAKDPNWPPKTQEFILNMQSEILVPFPFSPALTPGRHGPFYELRYYTIKAGALPGLIERWASRIGERTKLSPLALAGHVEIGEANRFIHIWPYRSLDERAAIRNKARETGVWPAPGGGDTMLTQANKILVPAAFSPAQ from the coding sequence ATGATCTACGAGATCCGGACGTACCGCCTGAAGGCCGGCAGCGTCTCCGAGGTCGAGAAGCGCTACGCCGAGGCGTACGAGCACCGGAAGAAGTACTCCGAGCTGGCCGCGTTCTGGCACACCGAGATCGGGCCGCTGAACGAGATCGTCCACGTCTGGCCGTACGACAGCCTGGAGGAGCGCGCCCGCATCCGCGCCGCGGCGGCCAAGGATCCCAACTGGCCGCCCAAGACCCAGGAGTTCATCCTCAACATGCAGTCCGAGATCCTGGTCCCGTTTCCGTTTTCCCCCGCGCTGACCCCCGGCCGGCACGGGCCGTTCTACGAGCTCCGCTACTACACGATCAAGGCGGGCGCGCTGCCCGGACTCATCGAGCGATGGGCCTCCCGGATCGGGGAGCGCACGAAGCTCTCCCCGCTCGCGCTGGCCGGGCACGTCGAGATCGGCGAGGCGAATCGCTTCATTCACATCTGGCCCTACCGGAGCCTGGACGAGCGAGCCGCGATCCGGAACAAGGCGAGGGAAACCGGCGTGTGGCCGGCTCCGGGCGGCGGCGACACGATGCTGACCCAGGCCAACAAGATCCTGGTGCCGGCGGCGTTCTCGCCGGCCCAGTAG
- a CDS encoding iron ABC transporter permease: MSGQTLCYLAVFAVTIGLVLAPMVMLLLTTLNLGPIAQPDLGISLLNYVTAWSSPTTYTTLANTVVFALGATAVAVLFGASFAFLVERTDMPLKTLAYVAITSTLAMPGMLYAIAWVLLVSPRIGLFNLALLKLFSQQDGLLTSWAGVGFREAPIQPYGLGGMIVVEGLRSVGLVFLITVGVFRNMDPALEEAAAMSGAPTRTVVRRITMRLMVPGILAAAVYVFAQSLDAFEIPAVLGLQSAVFVLSTKIYLLVKNEEHGLASALGVGFVTIAVVLVLWYGRLTRRIERFATVTGKGFRPRTLRLGRLRHVAFLGVAAYFGVVVLAPFLVLVWASLVPFYQVPSLAMLRRVTLKAYWYVFVDPWGLTALKNTFILVVTVPAATMVLAALISWFVVKTRLRGRRLLDILAFLPQVSPSIITALAFIYMFLTMPLKLIPAYGTIWIIVIALVSNLLPYGTRTMHGAVMQIHKELEEAALTGGVAWGRTFTHVVVPLLLPAMISGWVFIAMAAIRYVTLPLLLYSPGSRVVSLLMWDNWQGGEIAKAAATGVVLMLAIGLITLAGRIADQRQARQWAGG, encoded by the coding sequence GTGAGCGGCCAGACCCTCTGCTACCTGGCCGTCTTCGCGGTGACGATCGGCCTGGTCCTCGCGCCGATGGTCATGCTGCTCCTGACCACCCTGAACCTGGGGCCGATCGCCCAGCCGGATCTGGGGATCTCGCTCCTCAACTACGTGACGGCCTGGTCCAGCCCGACGACCTACACGACCCTCGCCAACACCGTCGTCTTCGCGCTGGGCGCGACCGCGGTGGCAGTGCTGTTCGGCGCGTCGTTCGCCTTCCTGGTCGAGCGGACCGACATGCCGCTGAAGACCCTGGCCTACGTGGCGATCACCTCGACCCTCGCCATGCCGGGCATGCTCTACGCCATCGCCTGGGTGCTCCTGGTGAGCCCGCGGATCGGCCTGTTCAACCTCGCGCTCCTCAAGCTCTTCTCGCAACAGGACGGGCTGCTGACCAGCTGGGCGGGCGTCGGCTTCCGCGAGGCCCCGATCCAGCCCTACGGGCTGGGCGGCATGATCGTGGTCGAGGGTCTGCGGAGCGTCGGGCTCGTCTTCCTGATCACGGTGGGGGTCTTCCGCAACATGGATCCCGCCCTGGAAGAGGCGGCCGCGATGTCCGGCGCCCCGACGCGCACGGTGGTCCGGCGCATCACGATGCGCCTGATGGTGCCCGGCATCCTGGCGGCGGCGGTCTACGTCTTCGCGCAGAGCCTCGATGCGTTCGAGATCCCGGCCGTCCTCGGGCTGCAGTCCGCCGTCTTCGTGCTCTCGACCAAGATCTATCTCCTGGTCAAGAACGAGGAGCACGGCCTGGCCAGCGCGCTGGGCGTGGGGTTCGTGACCATCGCCGTCGTCCTGGTGCTGTGGTACGGCCGGCTGACGCGCCGGATCGAGCGATTCGCCACCGTGACCGGCAAGGGCTTTCGCCCCCGGACGCTGCGGCTCGGGCGGCTCCGCCACGTCGCCTTCCTCGGCGTCGCCGCCTACTTCGGGGTCGTCGTGCTGGCCCCGTTTCTCGTCCTGGTCTGGGCCAGCCTGGTCCCCTTCTACCAGGTGCCGTCCCTGGCGATGCTGCGGCGGGTCACCCTCAAGGCGTACTGGTACGTGTTCGTCGATCCGTGGGGCCTCACCGCGCTGAAGAACACCTTCATCCTGGTGGTCACGGTCCCCGCGGCCACCATGGTGCTGGCCGCGTTGATCTCCTGGTTCGTGGTCAAGACCCGGCTGCGGGGGCGGCGTCTGCTCGACATCCTGGCGTTCTTGCCGCAGGTCTCGCCCAGCATCATCACCGCGCTGGCGTTCATCTACATGTTCCTGACCATGCCCTTGAAACTGATCCCCGCTTACGGGACCATCTGGATCATCGTCATCGCCCTGGTGAGCAATCTCCTCCCCTACGGGACCCGGACGATGCACGGAGCCGTGATGCAGATCCACAAGGAGCTCGAGGAGGCGGCGCTCACCGGGGGGGTGGCCTGGGGCCGGACGTTCACGCACGTGGTGGTGCCGTTACTGTTGCCGGCGATGATCTCGGGGTGGGTCTTCATCGCCATGGCGGCCATCCGCTACGTCACCCTCCCGCTCCTGCTCTACTCCCCCGGCAGCCGGGTGGTCTCGCTGCTGATGTGGGACAACTGGCAGGGGGGCGAGATCGCGAAGGCGGCCGCCACCGGCGTCGTGCTGATGCTCGCGATCGGGCTCATCACGCTGGCCGGCCGGATCGCCGACCAGCGCCAGGCCCGGCAGTGGGCGGGCGGATAG